One Paracoccaceae bacterium genomic region harbors:
- a CDS encoding KpsF/GutQ family sugar-phosphate isomerase — MQTNAEPQARRAATEAAGKRVIGIEGAALTALADNLPAGFADAVEAILACRGRVILSGIGKSGHVARKIAATLSSTGTPAHFIHPSEASHGDLGAIADTDLCLLLSNSGETSELSDLIAHARRFGIAVVAITGRAGSTLAGAADVALILPAAPEACPHGLAPTTSTTLAMALGDALAVALMERRGFEADHFRTFHPGGRLGARLARVAQLMRGPEAGPLPLVAPETAMDETLLAMTAAGYGIAGVVAGGRLCGVITDGDLRRNMVGLMDRRAGDVATRNPLTAPPGMLAVEAVALMNARKITQLFVVDEGGHPLGILHIHDCLRAGVT; from the coding sequence ATGCAGACCAATGCCGAACCGCAGGCACGGCGCGCCGCGACCGAGGCGGCGGGCAAGCGGGTGATCGGGATCGAAGGCGCAGCGCTGACCGCGCTGGCCGACAACTTGCCCGCCGGTTTCGCCGATGCGGTCGAGGCGATACTCGCCTGCCGTGGCCGGGTAATCCTGTCGGGCATCGGCAAGTCGGGCCATGTGGCGCGCAAGATCGCGGCAACGCTGTCCTCGACCGGAACCCCGGCACATTTCATCCACCCGTCCGAGGCGAGCCATGGCGATCTGGGCGCGATTGCCGATACCGACCTCTGCCTGTTGCTGTCGAACTCGGGCGAGACATCCGAGTTGTCCGACCTGATTGCCCACGCCCGCCGCTTCGGCATCGCCGTGGTGGCGATCACCGGACGGGCCGGGTCGACGCTGGCGGGGGCCGCCGATGTGGCGCTGATCCTGCCCGCCGCACCCGAGGCCTGTCCGCACGGCCTCGCGCCCACCACCTCGACGACCCTGGCGATGGCTCTGGGCGATGCGCTTGCCGTCGCGCTGATGGAGCGGCGGGGGTTCGAGGCCGACCATTTCCGCACCTTCCATCCCGGTGGAAGGCTGGGTGCCCGGCTGGCGCGCGTGGCGCAATTGATGCGTGGCCCCGAAGCGGGCCCTTTGCCGCTGGTCGCGCCAGAAACGGCGATGGACGAGACGCTGCTCGCGATGACCGCCGCGGGCTACGGCATCGCAGGGGTGGTGGCGGGCGGGCGTCTTTGCGGTGTGATCACCGACGGCGACCTGAGGCGCAACATGGTCGGTCTGATGGACAGGCGTGCAGGCGATGTCGCAACGCGCAATCCGCTTACCGCGCCTCCGGGAATGCTGGCGGTCGAAGCGGTGGCGCTGATGAACGCACGCAAGATCACCCAGCTCTTCGTCGTGGATGAGGGCGGGCACCCGCTGGGGATCCTGCACATCCATGACTGCCTGCGCGCGGGC
- the galE gene encoding UDP-glucose 4-epimerase GalE, which yields MDRVVLVTGGAGYIGSHACKVLARAGFKPVTLDNLSTGWRDAVRFGPFEQGDLLDRARLDEVFARWRPVAVMHFAALSLVGEAMADPGQYWRVNVGGSLNLIEAAVAAGCLSFVFSSTCATYGEPDGVTVDEDTPQNPINPYGATKRAIEEMLRDFGRAHGLRHVIFRYFNVAGADPDAEIGEDHRPETHLIPLMLDAVEGRRPALTLHGTDYATHDGTPVRDYVHVMDLVEAHVAGLRWLEDGRPDRVFCLGSGRGFSVREVVDAARAVTNRTVPVVEGPRRAGDAVRLVSGSARALDELGWSPARSTLRQMIEDAWRWHRTGGYDV from the coding sequence ATGGACCGAGTCGTACTGGTGACCGGCGGTGCCGGCTACATTGGCTCGCATGCCTGCAAGGTCTTGGCGCGTGCCGGCTTCAAGCCTGTGACGCTGGACAATCTCTCGACCGGCTGGCGCGATGCCGTACGCTTCGGCCCGTTCGAGCAGGGCGACCTGCTGGATCGCGCGCGGCTGGACGAGGTGTTCGCGCGGTGGCGGCCGGTTGCCGTGATGCATTTTGCCGCCCTGTCGCTGGTGGGTGAGGCGATGGCGGACCCCGGGCAATACTGGCGCGTGAACGTGGGTGGGTCGCTGAACCTGATCGAGGCGGCGGTGGCCGCAGGATGCCTGTCCTTTGTCTTTTCGTCGACCTGTGCGACCTATGGCGAACCCGACGGCGTGACGGTCGACGAGGATACGCCGCAGAATCCGATCAACCCCTACGGTGCCACGAAACGCGCGATCGAGGAGATGCTGCGCGATTTCGGCCGGGCGCATGGATTGCGGCATGTGATATTCCGCTACTTCAATGTCGCGGGCGCCGACCCCGACGCCGAAATCGGCGAGGACCACAGACCCGAGACGCATCTGATCCCCCTGATGCTGGACGCGGTCGAGGGGCGGCGCCCGGCGCTGACGCTGCACGGCACCGACTATGCGACGCACGACGGCACGCCGGTGCGTGACTATGTTCATGTCATGGACCTGGTCGAGGCGCATGTGGCGGGGCTGCGATGGCTTGAGGATGGCAGGCCCGATCGAGTGTTCTGCCTCGGGTCGGGCCGAGGGTTCTCGGTGCGGGAGGTTGTCGACGCCGCCCGGGCAGTGACAAACCGGACGGTGCCCGTGGTGGAGGGTCCGCGCCGTGCGGGCGATGCCGTGCGTCTGGTGTCGGGGTCCGCGCGGGCACTTGACGAGCTTGGGTGGAGCCCCGCCCGCTCCACCCTTCGGCAGATGATCGAGGATGCATGGCGGTGGCACCGGACGGGCGGATACGATGTGTGA
- a CDS encoding polysaccharide biosynthesis/export family protein: MMPVITRRRFAAIVGATLVSGCSLPRGAAQGRRILATATEEQTASEYAIYPVTRDLVGRVAHWPMTGGGPSGSWISGGGGRSARTIRAGDKLDLVVWDSSETSLLAPSGTKAVPLAQLTVASDGKIFVPYLDRVTVAGMTAENARQSIQEQLTAIAPSAQVQLSLSVGRANSVDVVGGVGSPGSYPLEDGALTVLGLIALAGGVSGGLEHPLVRLVRGGKTYVTTVKRLYENPDLDTVLQGGDKLIIDSDSRQFIALGAAGREQILRFPNDRPTALEAMAAVGGVNDARADPQAVLILREYHASAVRDGVRGPEATRVIFVIDLTTADGLFSAGRFIVNPNDVIYVSESPLTALQSVTQVVGAVFGAGNQINNATGN, encoded by the coding sequence ATGATGCCGGTCATCACAAGGCGCCGATTCGCGGCAATCGTCGGTGCAACGCTTGTCAGCGGGTGCAGCCTGCCGCGCGGGGCGGCGCAGGGTCGCCGCATTCTCGCGACCGCGACCGAGGAGCAGACAGCCTCGGAATATGCCATCTACCCGGTCACCCGCGATCTGGTCGGCCGTGTGGCGCACTGGCCGATGACCGGCGGCGGGCCGAGCGGCAGTTGGATATCGGGCGGCGGTGGCCGGTCCGCGCGGACCATCCGGGCGGGCGACAAGCTGGACCTCGTCGTCTGGGATTCGTCCGAGACATCGCTTCTTGCGCCCTCGGGGACCAAGGCGGTTCCGCTTGCGCAGCTTACCGTTGCGTCCGATGGCAAGATCTTCGTGCCGTATCTGGACCGGGTGACCGTGGCAGGGATGACGGCAGAGAACGCGCGCCAGTCGATCCAGGAACAGCTGACCGCCATTGCACCGTCGGCCCAGGTGCAACTGTCGCTGTCGGTCGGTCGGGCAAACTCGGTGGATGTGGTCGGCGGTGTCGGCAGCCCGGGCAGCTATCCGCTGGAGGATGGCGCGCTGACGGTGCTGGGCCTGATCGCGCTGGCGGGCGGTGTTAGCGGCGGGCTGGAGCATCCGCTGGTGCGTCTGGTCCGCGGCGGAAAGACATATGTGACAACGGTGAAGCGGCTCTACGAGAACCCCGATCTGGATACCGTGCTGCAGGGGGGTGACAAGCTGATCATCGACAGCGACAGCCGCCAGTTCATTGCGCTTGGTGCTGCGGGGCGCGAACAGATCCTGCGCTTTCCGAACGACCGGCCGACCGCGCTTGAGGCGATGGCGGCGGTCGGCGGCGTGAACGACGCCCGCGCCGACCCGCAGGCTGTGCTGATCCTGCGCGAATATCACGCGTCTGCCGTGCGTGACGGCGTGCGCGGCCCGGAGGCGACGCGCGTGATCTTTGTCATCGACCTCACGACCGCGGACGGGCTGTTCAGCGCCGGGCGCTTCATCGTCAACCCGAACGATGTGATCTATGTCTCGGAAAGCCCGCTGACCGCACTCCAGAGCGTGACACAGGTCGTGGGGGCGGTGTTTGGCGCCGGCAACCAGATCAACAACGCCACCGGAAACTGA
- a CDS encoding efflux RND transporter permease subunit: protein MQFSEIFIRRPVLSTVLAALILFLGLAAVVNLPVRQYPEVAETVITVTTVYPGAAPDLIQGFVTSPIASAVSTTENIDYITSQSRPSASVVTVQMNLGADPDIALTEVMSKVQQVRGQLPADAEDPVIVKGTGMTFALMYLAVQNPNMTPEQLNEYLERVVRPRVTNIDGVAQMEIMGASQYAMRIWLDPLQMSARGVTASEVLAAIRSSNFLSAPGKTENDYFAYSLTLESTIQTADAFGALPLVQGRNGVVRLRDVARIELASGAADAIVTFGGERGTFIGIIPAPGENQLDVASNVLAELPLLSATLPQGMSIRLVYDSTETISASIEEVFKTIAEAVAIVVVVILLFLGSFRSVLMPVVTIPLSLIGVCAIMLVLGYSINLLTLLAMVLAIGLVVDDAIVVVENIHRHIEDGMSPARAAIKGMKEITGPIIAMTITLAAVLSPLAFTGGLTGSLFTEFALTLAGSVLLSGLVALTITPAMSARLLNHGEPGRFQRIVDRTLNGLANWYERRVSSSLDYRPVTLLMVMSLLGATGFMFLNTSSELAPEEDSGALFAILNGPRYATLDYTAAFTDEIARRTADIEEVQTSFSVAGMGGAGNTGFYIWALKDWSERERSQAVIQQQIQATLDGAPGVQGYAFAPPSLPGAGGGLPVSMVIQSIHAPERVVEIAEEIRAKAMQSGMFIVVQNSLSFDAPQVRVTIDRDRAANLGVAVSDIGSTLGLLVGGGAIGQFDRDSNSYDVITQVPRAWRDNPERLQEFFVRAGSGAMVPLSSVVTITPGVTAASIEQFNQLNAATLSAMPMIGLSSGVALAELERIAAETLPDGFFIEYSGQSRLEKSEGNTILLAFGAALIVIYLVLAAQFESFRDPFIIMMSVPLSIFGAVLPLYFGVSTLNIYTQVGLITLIGLITKHGILMVEFANQQRAEHGASRRQAIVAAAKTRLRPILMTTAAMALAVVPLIIAEGAGAAARQAMGLVIFTGLLIGTFFTLFVVPMFYSLISRSDASYAMHNRKVQQQFGTT from the coding sequence GTGCAGTTTTCAGAGATCTTCATCCGGCGGCCGGTACTTTCCACCGTTCTCGCGGCACTGATCCTGTTCCTCGGCCTCGCGGCGGTGGTGAACCTTCCCGTCCGCCAGTATCCCGAGGTCGCCGAGACGGTGATCACCGTCACCACCGTCTACCCCGGCGCGGCACCGGACCTGATCCAGGGTTTCGTTACCTCGCCCATCGCATCTGCGGTCTCGACCACCGAGAACATCGACTACATCACCAGCCAGTCGCGTCCGTCGGCCTCGGTCGTGACGGTACAGATGAACCTGGGCGCGGACCCCGACATCGCACTGACCGAAGTGATGTCGAAGGTCCAGCAGGTGCGCGGCCAGTTGCCTGCCGATGCCGAGGACCCGGTCATCGTGAAGGGCACGGGGATGACCTTTGCGCTGATGTATCTGGCCGTCCAGAACCCGAACATGACGCCGGAGCAGCTGAACGAATACCTCGAACGGGTCGTGCGGCCGCGCGTCACCAACATCGACGGTGTCGCGCAGATGGAGATCATGGGCGCATCGCAATACGCGATGCGCATCTGGCTCGATCCGCTGCAGATGTCGGCGCGCGGTGTCACGGCATCCGAGGTGCTGGCGGCCATCCGGTCATCCAACTTCCTGTCGGCACCCGGCAAGACCGAGAACGACTATTTCGCCTATTCGCTCACGCTCGAATCCACGATCCAGACTGCCGACGCCTTCGGCGCCCTGCCGCTGGTCCAGGGCCGCAACGGCGTGGTCCGGCTGCGCGATGTCGCCCGGATCGAGCTGGCCTCAGGCGCGGCAGATGCCATCGTGACCTTCGGAGGCGAGCGCGGCACCTTCATCGGGATCATTCCGGCCCCGGGCGAGAACCAGCTCGACGTGGCCTCCAACGTGCTTGCGGAACTGCCGCTTCTCAGCGCGACGCTGCCGCAGGGCATGTCGATCCGGCTGGTCTATGACTCGACCGAGACCATCTCGGCGTCCATCGAAGAGGTGTTCAAGACCATCGCCGAGGCGGTGGCGATCGTGGTCGTCGTGATCCTGCTGTTCCTCGGATCGTTCCGGTCGGTGCTGATGCCCGTCGTCACCATCCCGCTGTCGCTGATCGGCGTCTGCGCGATCATGCTGGTGCTGGGCTATTCGATCAACCTGCTGACACTGCTGGCGATGGTGCTGGCCATCGGGCTGGTGGTCGATGACGCGATCGTCGTGGTCGAGAACATCCACCGCCACATCGAGGACGGCATGTCACCCGCGCGCGCGGCGATCAAGGGCATGAAGGAAATCACCGGCCCGATCATCGCGATGACCATCACGCTGGCCGCCGTGCTGTCACCCCTGGCCTTCACCGGCGGGCTGACAGGATCGCTCTTTACCGAATTCGCGCTGACGCTCGCCGGGTCCGTGCTGCTGTCGGGCCTGGTCGCGCTGACCATCACACCGGCAATGTCGGCGCGGTTGCTCAACCATGGTGAGCCCGGCCGCTTCCAGCGGATCGTGGACCGCACGCTGAACGGGCTTGCGAACTGGTACGAGCGGCGGGTGTCATCCTCGCTGGATTATCGGCCGGTCACGCTTCTGATGGTGATGTCGCTGCTGGGGGCGACCGGATTCATGTTCCTGAACACCTCGTCCGAACTGGCGCCGGAAGAGGACTCCGGCGCGCTGTTCGCGATCCTGAACGGCCCGCGCTATGCGACGCTCGACTATACGGCGGCCTTCACGGACGAGATTGCGCGGCGCACGGCCGATATCGAGGAGGTTCAGACCTCATTCTCGGTCGCGGGTATGGGCGGGGCCGGGAACACCGGCTTCTACATCTGGGCGCTGAAGGACTGGTCGGAACGCGAGCGCAGCCAGGCCGTGATCCAGCAGCAGATCCAGGCGACGCTGGACGGTGCACCGGGCGTGCAGGGCTATGCCTTCGCCCCGCCGTCGCTGCCGGGGGCGGGTGGCGGATTGCCGGTGTCGATGGTGATCCAGTCGATTCACGCCCCCGAGCGCGTGGTCGAGATCGCCGAGGAAATCCGCGCCAAGGCGATGCAGAGCGGCATGTTCATCGTGGTTCAGAACAGCCTGTCCTTCGACGCGCCGCAGGTCCGCGTCACGATCGACCGCGACCGCGCCGCGAACCTCGGCGTCGCGGTCAGCGACATCGGCAGCACACTTGGCCTTCTGGTCGGCGGCGGTGCGATCGGGCAGTTCGACCGCGACTCGAACAGCTATGACGTGATCACACAGGTGCCCCGCGCCTGGCGCGACAATCCCGAACGGCTGCAGGAGTTCTTCGTGCGGGCGGGTTCGGGCGCCATGGTGCCGCTGTCCTCGGTTGTCACGATCACCCCGGGCGTGACGGCCGCCTCGATCGAACAGTTCAACCAGCTGAACGCGGCCACCCTGTCGGCGATGCCGATGATCGGCCTGTCCTCCGGCGTGGCGCTGGCCGAGCTGGAACGCATCGCGGCCGAAACGCTGCCGGATGGGTTCTTCATCGAGTATTCCGGTCAGTCGCGGCTGGAGAAAAGCGAAGGGAACACGATCCTCCTCGCATTCGGCGCGGCGCTGATCGTGATCTACCTCGTCCTGGCGGCACAGTTCGAAAGCTTCCGCGACCCGTTCATCATCATGATGTCGGTGCCGCTGTCGATCTTCGGGGCGGTCCTGCCGCTCTACTTCGGGGTCAGCACGCTGAACATCTACACGCAGGTCGGGCTGATCACGCTGATCGGCCTGATCACCAAGCACGGGATCCTGATGGTCGAGTTCGCCAACCAGCAGCGCGCCGAACATGGTGCTTCGCGCCGTCAGGCCATCGTCGCGGCCGCAAAGACCCGGCTGCGACCGATCCTGATGACGACAGCCGCGATGGCCCTGGCGGTGGTGCCACTGATCATCGCCGAGGGTGCGGGGGCTGCGGCGCGGCAGGCCATGGGCCTGGTCATATTCACCGGCCTCCTGATCGGCACGTTCTTCACCTTGTTCGTGGTGCCGATGTTCTATTCGCTGATCTCGCGCAGCGATGCGTCCTATGCCATGCACAACCGCAAGGTGCAGCAGCAGTTCGGGACCACCTAG
- a CDS encoding efflux RND transporter periplasmic adaptor subunit: protein MFKRLFIAIILLGLVVGGIVWFKYFRDEMIAQFLTGMVPPPVPVSTETVEAVTWEPGIDAIGTALSARGVDLAIESGGLVREIMFMANDTVTEGQSLVQIDDDSERAALAAAQAALNVALAEARRAQTLSERGVGAANTVESAEAQTESARAQVAQVQTALDSKKLTAPFAGVIGIPQIEIGQYVPVGTIYATLQDLGQMRVDFTVPEQQIAALELGRAVTVTTEVGDFSAGGRIIAIEPRVDPNSRLVTVRAQVDNPSGKLFPGQFLRVRIALPTEEDVIAVPQTAVSSTLYGDSIYVLKPGESADETTVEQVFVKIGRRSGGRIEVIEGISAGQQIVTSGQNRLTAGARVKIDNAVALNAPAGN, encoded by the coding sequence ATGTTCAAGCGGCTTTTCATCGCGATCATCCTGCTCGGCCTCGTGGTCGGCGGGATCGTCTGGTTCAAGTACTTCCGCGATGAGATGATCGCGCAGTTCCTGACAGGCATGGTGCCGCCGCCGGTGCCGGTCAGCACCGAGACGGTGGAGGCGGTGACCTGGGAGCCGGGGATTGACGCGATCGGCACGGCGCTGTCGGCGCGGGGGGTCGATCTGGCAATCGAATCCGGCGGTCTGGTCCGCGAGATCATGTTCATGGCGAACGACACGGTGACCGAGGGCCAGTCGCTGGTGCAGATCGACGACGACAGCGAACGGGCCGCCCTTGCTGCGGCACAGGCGGCGCTGAACGTCGCACTGGCCGAGGCACGCCGCGCCCAGACCCTGTCCGAACGCGGTGTCGGGGCGGCGAACACGGTGGAGTCGGCCGAGGCACAGACAGAAAGCGCCCGCGCGCAGGTCGCACAGGTGCAGACCGCATTGGACAGCAAGAAGCTGACAGCACCCTTCGCGGGCGTGATCGGCATCCCGCAGATCGAGATTGGCCAGTATGTTCCGGTCGGCACGATCTACGCCACATTGCAGGATCTGGGCCAGATGCGGGTCGACTTCACGGTGCCGGAACAGCAGATCGCCGCACTCGAGCTTGGGCGCGCCGTCACGGTCACAACCGAAGTGGGCGATTTCAGTGCAGGCGGCCGGATCATCGCGATCGAGCCGCGGGTAGACCCGAACTCGCGCCTTGTCACGGTGCGCGCGCAGGTGGACAACCCGTCCGGAAAGCTTTTCCCGGGTCAGTTCCTGCGGGTGCGGATCGCGCTTCCGACGGAAGAGGATGTGATCGCTGTGCCGCAGACGGCCGTCAGTTCAACGCTCTATGGTGACTCGATCTATGTGCTGAAACCCGGCGAGTCCGCCGACGAGACGACCGTGGAGCAGGTCTTCGTGAAGATCGGCCGGCGATCCGGGGGGCGGATCGAGGTGATCGAAGGGATCAGCGCCGGACAGCAGATCGTGACATCGGGCCAGAACCGGCTGACGGCAGGCGCACGGGTCAAGATCGACAACGCCGTGGCACTGAATGCGCCGGCAGGCAACTAG
- a CDS encoding DUF1636 domain-containing protein, with amino-acid sequence MDDVPRRPVATPPYSVAQSAPHQILVCKACRHTGQACGPGFELLRRLRDAVAAAGLGDAFEVSGTACLAGCDHPCTVAWRATGKATWLFGDIDPAQPIDDLIAFSRLYAGLGDGWCSGADCPPRLRDGTLARIPAAMIVTREGVLQ; translated from the coding sequence ATGGATGACGTCCCGCGTCGGCCCGTGGCCACGCCCCCCTATTCAGTGGCGCAGTCGGCGCCACATCAGATTCTTGTCTGCAAGGCCTGTCGACATACCGGCCAGGCGTGCGGACCGGGGTTCGAACTGCTGCGGCGGTTGCGCGATGCCGTGGCGGCGGCCGGCTTGGGGGACGCTTTCGAGGTGTCCGGAACGGCCTGCCTCGCGGGTTGCGACCATCCCTGCACGGTCGCCTGGCGGGCCACCGGCAAGGCGACCTGGCTGTTCGGCGACATCGACCCGGCACAGCCGATCGACGACCTGATCGCCTTCTCCCGCCTCTATGCGGGGCTTGGAGATGGGTGGTGCAGCGGTGCCGATTGTCCGCCGCGGTTGCGCGACGGCACCCTCGCCCGCATTCCCGCCGCCATGATCGTCACCCGCGAGGGTGTCCTGCAATGA
- a CDS encoding ABC transporter ATP-binding protein — translation MTPAVELSGVCWGPKGQDDILTDINLAVPEGQVVAICGANGAGKSSLLRLIYRHHAPRHGVVRLMGRDIWLMGRSDTARILAAVLQEQPTDFALTVRQIVALGRLPHRRGWGAGLSTPGGEDAAIVAAAIARMDLGKMAARPFGTLSGGERQRVMVARALAQQPRVIVLDEPTNHLDIRHQLELLALLRGLGLTVIATLHDLSLAADFADRVLVLSHGRILADGPPEQALTETTLAAAFQVRARIDRTGDVPRFSFHL, via the coding sequence ATGACGCCCGCGGTCGAGCTGTCAGGGGTTTGCTGGGGCCCGAAGGGTCAGGACGACATCCTGACCGACATCAACCTCGCCGTGCCGGAGGGGCAGGTTGTCGCGATCTGCGGCGCGAACGGGGCAGGAAAATCGTCGCTCTTGCGGTTGATCTATCGCCACCATGCACCCCGTCATGGAGTCGTGCGCCTGATGGGCCGGGACATCTGGCTGATGGGCAGGTCCGACACCGCGCGCATCCTTGCCGCCGTTCTGCAGGAGCAGCCGACCGATTTCGCGCTGACCGTGCGGCAGATCGTGGCGCTCGGCAGGCTGCCGCATCGCAGGGGCTGGGGTGCAGGCCTGTCCACGCCGGGGGGCGAGGACGCGGCAATCGTTGCTGCCGCCATCGCCCGCATGGATCTGGGCAAGATGGCCGCCCGGCCGTTCGGCACGTTGTCCGGCGGCGAACGCCAGCGGGTGATGGTTGCACGGGCCCTGGCGCAACAGCCCCGGGTGATCGTGCTGGATGAACCGACCAACCATCTCGACATCCGCCACCAGCTTGAACTGCTGGCCCTGCTGCGGGGGCTTGGCCTGACGGTGATCGCCACATTGCATGACCTGTCGCTCGCCGCCGATTTTGCCGATCGGGTTCTCGTGCTGTCGCACGGCCGGATCCTTGCCGATGGCCCTCCCGAACAGGCACTGACCGAAACGACGCTTGCCGCAGCCTTCCAGGTAAGGGCGCGGATCGACCGTACGGGCGATGTCCCGCGGTTTTCCTTCCATCTCTGA
- a CDS encoding ABC transporter substrate-binding protein codes for MRFIYCSFLALVVWSGAAAAFPVTVQSCNRTLTFDVPPTRAISNDVNLTEMMLVLGLRDRMVGYTGISGWKTLDEEMRAGVAELPELSARYPTKEVLAAAEPDFFFAGWNYGMKVGGEVTPETLEPFGIATYELTESCIHIGPKARSSMDDMYNDILNLGRIFGVEPSAVELVATWRGRLDAVTAEVDRTDPLRVFVYDSGEKAPFTAGAYAMPTALIEAAGGVNIMDDLEKSWAEIGWEPVVERNPEVVVIINYGDVTAEQKIAFMKENPAFANIDAVRNDWFVVLEYVEATPGPRNIRAVEKLVAGFWRR; via the coding sequence ATGCGCTTCATCTACTGTTCCTTCCTTGCCCTTGTTGTCTGGTCCGGGGCCGCCGCCGCCTTTCCGGTCACGGTCCAAAGCTGCAATCGCACCCTGACCTTTGACGTACCGCCGACGCGCGCGATCTCGAACGATGTGAACCTGACGGAAATGATGCTCGTCCTCGGTCTGCGCGACCGGATGGTGGGCTATACCGGGATCTCGGGCTGGAAGACCCTGGATGAAGAGATGCGCGCCGGCGTGGCCGAACTGCCCGAGCTTTCCGCACGATACCCGACAAAGGAGGTGCTGGCGGCCGCCGAACCCGACTTTTTCTTCGCTGGCTGGAACTACGGGATGAAAGTCGGTGGCGAGGTCACGCCGGAGACGCTGGAACCCTTTGGCATAGCCACCTACGAACTGACGGAAAGCTGCATCCACATCGGGCCCAAGGCGCGGTCCAGCATGGATGACATGTACAACGACATCCTGAACCTTGGCCGCATCTTCGGGGTCGAGCCGAGTGCCGTTGAACTGGTCGCGACCTGGAGGGGGCGGCTTGACGCGGTGACGGCGGAGGTCGATCGCACCGACCCCTTGCGGGTCTTTGTCTATGACAGCGGAGAGAAGGCACCGTTCACCGCCGGTGCCTATGCCATGCCGACCGCGCTGATCGAGGCGGCGGGTGGGGTCAACATCATGGACGACCTGGAAAAAAGCTGGGCCGAGATCGGCTGGGAGCCGGTGGTCGAGCGCAACCCCGAGGTGGTCGTCATCATCAACTATGGCGACGTCACGGCCGAGCAGAAGATCGCCTTCATGAAAGAGAACCCCGCCTTCGCCAACATCGACGCGGTCAGGAACGACTGGTTCGTCGTGCTGGAATATGTCGAGGCCACGCCCGGGCCGCGCAACATCAGGGCGGTGGAAAAGCTGGTTGCGGGTTTCTGGAGGCGGTAG
- a CDS encoding iron ABC transporter permease, with the protein MVDLTAPSSLARRIGAGTGIALAAAAVLLVSAVVAVSVGAVAIPLGTVWGVALDRILPGVVTPDWSAGRANIVWEIRFPRVVLAGLVGAGLGLVGAALQAVTRNPLADPHLLGISSGGALGAIAALLHTGLFLGLLTVPLLAFCGALCATILVLGVARLAGATSADRLVLAGVAVSFVIMACANILIFLGDPKAAHTVVFWMLGGLGLAQWAHLLWPLAVLVPCGLWLWAQAGRLNAMSLGDETAASLGIEVGRFRLAIFVMAALITGVMVAFSGLIGFVGLMMPHLVRLVVGGDNARVLPGSALAGAVFLIWADAAARTVMAPEDIPIGVVTGLCGGIFFIWMMARNR; encoded by the coding sequence ATGGTTGACCTCACCGCCCCCTCTTCGCTGGCCCGCAGGATCGGCGCCGGCACCGGCATCGCCCTCGCGGCGGCAGCGGTGCTCTTGGTTTCCGCCGTCGTTGCGGTGTCGGTGGGGGCGGTGGCCATTCCCCTGGGGACGGTCTGGGGCGTCGCCCTGGACCGCATCCTGCCAGGGGTCGTGACCCCGGACTGGAGCGCGGGGCGCGCCAACATCGTCTGGGAAATCCGCTTTCCCCGGGTGGTGCTGGCGGGACTGGTCGGGGCGGGGCTGGGTCTTGTCGGGGCCGCGTTGCAGGCCGTTACCCGCAATCCGCTGGCGGACCCGCATCTTCTGGGTATCTCGTCCGGAGGGGCGCTCGGCGCGATTGCTGCGCTGCTGCACACCGGGTTGTTCCTGGGGCTGCTGACCGTGCCGCTGCTGGCCTTCTGTGGCGCGCTTTGCGCCACGATACTGGTGCTGGGTGTCGCCCGACTGGCCGGGGCAACCAGTGCAGACCGTCTGGTCCTCGCGGGGGTCGCCGTCAGCTTCGTCATCATGGCCTGCGCCAATATCCTGATCTTTCTGGGCGATCCCAAGGCCGCGCATACGGTGGTGTTCTGGATGCTGGGCGGGCTGGGCCTGGCGCAATGGGCCCATCTGCTTTGGCCGCTGGCCGTGTTGGTGCCTTGCGGCCTGTGGCTTTGGGCGCAGGCGGGGCGGCTCAACGCCATGAGCCTCGGGGATGAAACGGCGGCCAGCCTCGGGATCGAGGTGGGACGGTTCCGCCTTGCCATCTTCGTGATGGCGGCGCTGATCACCGGGGTGATGGTCGCGTTCTCCGGCCTGATCGGGTTTGTGGGGCTGATGATGCCGCATCTGGTGCGGTTGGTCGTCGGCGGGGACAATGCCCGCGTGCTGCCGGGATCGGCACTGGCGGGGGCGGTGTTCCTTATCTGGGCCGACGCCGCTGCCCGGACCGTCATGGCGCCCGAAGATATCCCGATCGGCGTGGTCACCGGCCTTTGCGGCGGGATCTTCTTCATCTGGATGATGGCCCGCAACCGCTGA